In Burkholderia sp. GAS332, one DNA window encodes the following:
- a CDS encoding drug resistance transporter, EmrB/QacA subfamily codes for MTVVEKALIAPLIVACAMFMESVDANVIVTALPAMARDFGRDPVTLKIAVTSYVLGLGVFIPVCGWLADRFGARTIFRTAIGIFVTGSLLCAASNSLPTFTLARFVQGVGGAMMVPVGRIIIFRVVHKSDFIRAMNYLSVPALLGPAAGPLLGGFITTYLHWRLIFFINVPIGILGIYLTNRYIANTREADPGPLDWIGFFLSATGAVLLLLGLSLVGGELISNQNAFGMCASGAVLLLGYVVYAQRVEFPLLDLRFFKVPTFQASVLGGSLFRIGLGALPFLLPLMLQEGHGMSAFESGLITCASAFGGMFMRTVASRVLHRFGFRSVLVVNAALSGISIAACGLFFPGTPTWIIWFVVLLGGFFPALQFTSLNSLTYAEIASRDVGRATSLGSVVQQMSLGLGVTIGGIVLQISRVLHGHPSITWSDFWPAFLVVGLCSFASIPVTLRMPHRAGEDISRGGRG; via the coding sequence ATGACCGTCGTCGAGAAAGCCCTGATTGCGCCCCTGATCGTCGCGTGCGCGATGTTCATGGAAAGTGTCGATGCGAATGTGATCGTCACCGCCCTGCCCGCCATGGCGCGCGACTTCGGGCGCGATCCGGTCACGCTGAAAATCGCGGTGACGAGCTACGTGCTGGGTCTCGGCGTGTTTATCCCGGTGTGCGGCTGGCTCGCGGATCGCTTCGGCGCACGCACGATTTTCCGCACGGCAATCGGCATCTTCGTGACCGGCTCGCTCCTGTGCGCCGCGTCGAACTCGCTGCCCACCTTCACCCTCGCCCGTTTCGTACAAGGCGTCGGCGGCGCGATGATGGTGCCGGTCGGGCGGATCATCATCTTCCGCGTGGTCCACAAGTCCGACTTCATCCGCGCAATGAACTATCTGAGCGTCCCTGCGTTGCTCGGACCGGCCGCCGGGCCGCTGCTCGGCGGCTTCATCACCACCTATCTGCACTGGCGTCTGATCTTCTTTATCAATGTGCCGATCGGTATTCTCGGCATCTATCTGACCAACCGCTATATCGCCAACACACGCGAAGCGGATCCTGGGCCGCTCGACTGGATCGGCTTTTTTCTGTCGGCTACCGGCGCGGTGCTGCTTCTGCTCGGACTGTCGCTGGTGGGCGGCGAGCTCATTTCGAATCAGAACGCGTTCGGCATGTGCGCGAGCGGCGCCGTTCTGCTTCTCGGCTACGTCGTGTACGCTCAGCGCGTCGAATTTCCGTTGCTCGATCTGCGCTTTTTCAAGGTGCCGACTTTCCAGGCGAGCGTGCTCGGCGGATCGTTGTTTCGCATCGGCCTCGGCGCGTTACCCTTTCTGCTGCCACTGATGCTGCAGGAAGGACACGGCATGAGCGCGTTCGAGTCCGGCCTTATTACCTGCGCGTCCGCGTTCGGCGGCATGTTCATGCGCACGGTCGCCTCGCGCGTGCTACATCGCTTCGGCTTCCGTTCGGTGCTAGTGGTGAACGCGGCGCTGTCAGGGATTTCGATCGCCGCGTGCGGACTGTTTTTCCCCGGCACGCCGACCTGGATCATCTGGTTTGTCGTGTTGCTCGGCGGCTTCTTCCCCGCGCTGCAATTCACGAGTCTCAACTCACTGACCTACGCGGAAATCGCCAGCCGCGATGTGGGGCGCGCCACGAGTCTCGGCAGCGTCGTGCAGCAGATGTCGCTCGGCCTGGGCGTGACGATAGGCGGTATCGTGCTGCAGATTTCGCGCGTACTGCACGGCCATCCGAGCATCACGTGGTCGGATTTCTGGCCGGCGTTCCTGGTGGTGGGCTTGTGCTCGTTCGCGTCGATTCCGGTGACGCTGCGCATGCCGCATCGCGCCGGTGAAGATATCTCGCGAGGCGGTCGAGGGTAA
- a CDS encoding Glycosyl transferase family 2 — translation MIGVIVPAHNEEALLAPCLAALIEASRHAGLTGEPVRIVIVLDACNDFSGVIARAYGVETLTLKVRNVGIARATGADFLLADGARWLAFTDADSRVSPGWLVAQLSLDTDAVCGSIAVDDWATHPHSVREYFRKTYVDADGHRHVHGANLGVSAEAYRRAGGFPPLTCSEDVALVDRLIATGARIAWSAAPRVITSARTATRARGGFGDTLAALASG, via the coding sequence ATGATCGGCGTGATCGTTCCAGCGCATAACGAAGAGGCCTTGCTGGCGCCGTGTCTTGCTGCACTGATTGAAGCGTCGCGCCACGCCGGTCTGACCGGCGAGCCGGTGCGGATCGTTATCGTGCTCGATGCCTGCAACGATTTTTCCGGCGTGATCGCGCGTGCTTACGGTGTTGAGACATTGACGCTGAAGGTGCGCAATGTCGGCATCGCGCGCGCGACGGGTGCCGATTTTCTGCTGGCGGACGGCGCCCGCTGGCTCGCTTTTACCGATGCGGATAGCCGCGTGTCGCCGGGCTGGCTGGTCGCGCAGTTGTCGCTGGACACGGACGCGGTGTGCGGCTCGATTGCCGTCGACGACTGGGCCACGCATCCCCACAGCGTGCGCGAATATTTTCGCAAGACCTATGTGGACGCCGACGGCCATCGCCACGTACACGGCGCGAATCTCGGCGTCTCGGCCGAAGCGTATCGACGAGCCGGCGGCTTCCCACCGCTCACGTGCAGCGAAGACGTCGCGCTGGTCGACCGGTTGATCGCGACCGGCGCCCGTATCGCGTGGAGCGCCGCACCGCGCGTCATCACGAGCGCGCGTACGGCGACGCGTGCTCGCGGCGGCTTCGGCGATACGCTCGCTGCATTGGCGAGTGGCTAG
- a CDS encoding Nodulation protein S (NodS) codes for MSSTAVYFDELYKSSDDPWHLREGWYEHRKRSLTLALLPRPRYRNAFEPGCANGELTAGLATRCDALLAADLHETAVRLARERVAGLPQVRVEQRRVPQQWPTEAGPFELIVISELAYYLDAADLETLAARIAASLTPDGTLLACHWRRPFAEALASADAAHALFDARCGLSRLAHHDEADLLIDVWSYDARSVAQREGLL; via the coding sequence ATGTCCTCTACAGCGGTGTATTTCGATGAACTTTACAAAAGCAGCGACGACCCGTGGCACCTGCGCGAAGGCTGGTACGAGCACCGCAAGCGTTCGCTCACGCTTGCCCTGCTGCCGCGTCCGCGTTATCGCAACGCGTTCGAGCCGGGCTGCGCGAACGGCGAATTGACGGCCGGGCTGGCGACCCGCTGCGACGCGCTGCTTGCCGCCGATCTGCACGAAACGGCCGTACGTCTTGCACGCGAACGTGTTGCCGGTCTGCCGCAGGTCCGTGTCGAACAGCGTAGGGTGCCGCAGCAATGGCCGACCGAAGCGGGACCGTTCGAGCTGATCGTGATCAGCGAACTTGCTTATTACCTCGATGCAGCCGACCTCGAAACACTGGCCGCCCGAATTGCAGCGTCGCTCACGCCGGACGGTACGCTGCTCGCTTGCCACTGGCGCCGTCCGTTTGCCGAGGCGCTCGCGTCCGCCGATGCCGCGCACGCATTGTTCGATGCGCGCTGCGGTCTGTCGCGTCTCGCGCATCACGACGAAGCCGATTTGCTGATCGACGTATGGTCGTACGACGCGCGTTCGGTGGCGCAACGCGAGGGGCTCCTATGA
- a CDS encoding PAS/PAC sensor hybrid histidine kinase has product MTERDTHPTDDDDEAANVSPALRANPSVEVDYGALVQSIEDYAIFLLDPTGHIVSWNAGAQKLKGYAAHEIIGEHFSRFYCAEAVARGWPAYELQQAALTGRFEDEGWRVRKDGTTFWCNVVITAVRNEAGVLTGFAKITRDLTAQREYLEALRQSEERFRLLVDNVKDYAIFMLDPDGYIVSWNAGAARIKGYTRKEIVGRHFSTFYTREEAAAGKPARELAIARQLGRVEDEGWRVRKDGTTFWANVNITAVYDESNHLRGFAKVTRDLTERREREELERSGYRLRKFLATLAHELRNPLAPVRNAIGVMQLETGMSPTLARARDLIDRQVTHLTRLVDDLLDVGRIMSDKVELRLARVDLAEVVARAIEAARPFTDSRAQSVATHMPAEPLIVSGDTTRLVQVLQNLLHNASKFSPSGSRIEIFGRVEHHMAVLEVRDRGRGIPVRSLDAIFELFVQEKSGQSLGEGGLGIGLTLCKSLIEMHGGSIIASSEGEGCGSSFTLSLPLAAARSEAQPDQAGVACAAVSPLRILLVDDNRDSADSLAMLFELKGHEVRIAYDGAQALDVAPRLVPHLALIDLAMPKMDGFATLAGLREMPALAGTVFAAMTGFGHASDRERTQVAGFDAHLVKPVDLALFEALLEQAEARRGQYGPG; this is encoded by the coding sequence ATGACCGAGCGTGACACCCACCCCACAGATGATGACGATGAGGCCGCCAACGTATCCCCCGCACTCCGTGCGAACCCATCCGTCGAGGTCGATTATGGGGCGCTGGTTCAGTCGATCGAAGACTATGCAATCTTCCTGCTGGACCCGACTGGGCATATCGTCAGTTGGAATGCCGGTGCGCAGAAGCTGAAGGGCTACGCGGCGCACGAGATCATCGGCGAGCACTTCTCTCGCTTCTATTGTGCAGAAGCCGTGGCGCGCGGCTGGCCCGCTTATGAGTTGCAGCAGGCAGCATTGACCGGCCGCTTCGAGGACGAAGGCTGGCGGGTTCGCAAAGACGGCACGACCTTCTGGTGTAACGTGGTCATCACGGCGGTGCGCAACGAGGCGGGGGTGCTGACGGGTTTTGCCAAGATTACCCGCGATCTGACCGCGCAGCGCGAGTACCTGGAGGCGCTGCGGCAGAGCGAGGAGCGCTTCCGTTTGCTGGTCGACAACGTGAAAGACTACGCGATTTTCATGCTCGATCCGGACGGCTACATAGTGAGCTGGAACGCGGGTGCCGCGCGCATCAAGGGCTATACGCGCAAAGAAATCGTCGGCCGGCATTTTTCGACGTTCTACACGCGCGAAGAAGCGGCGGCCGGTAAACCCGCACGCGAACTGGCGATCGCGAGGCAGCTCGGCCGTGTTGAAGACGAAGGCTGGCGCGTGCGCAAGGACGGCACCACCTTCTGGGCCAACGTCAACATCACCGCTGTGTATGACGAATCGAACCATCTGCGTGGCTTTGCCAAGGTGACGCGCGATCTGACCGAGCGCCGCGAGCGCGAAGAACTGGAACGCTCCGGCTACCGTCTGCGCAAGTTTCTTGCCACGCTCGCCCACGAGTTGCGCAATCCGCTTGCGCCGGTGCGCAACGCGATCGGCGTGATGCAACTCGAGACAGGGATGAGCCCTACGCTGGCGCGCGCACGCGATCTGATCGACCGTCAGGTCACGCATCTCACGCGCCTCGTCGACGATCTTCTCGACGTCGGCCGCATCATGTCGGACAAGGTCGAGCTGCGGCTTGCGCGTGTCGATCTGGCCGAAGTGGTGGCGCGCGCGATCGAAGCCGCGCGGCCATTTACCGATTCGCGGGCGCAGAGCGTGGCGACGCATATGCCGGCCGAGCCGCTTATCGTGAGCGGCGACACAACGCGGCTTGTGCAAGTGCTGCAAAACCTGCTGCATAACGCGTCGAAATTTTCACCGTCCGGCAGCCGTATCGAGATATTCGGACGTGTCGAGCATCACATGGCGGTGCTGGAAGTGCGCGACCGCGGCCGCGGCATTCCGGTCCGTTCGCTCGATGCGATCTTCGAGTTGTTCGTGCAGGAAAAGAGTGGGCAAAGCCTTGGCGAAGGTGGCCTCGGCATCGGCCTCACGTTGTGCAAATCGTTGATCGAAATGCACGGCGGCAGCATCATCGCGAGCAGCGAGGGCGAGGGATGCGGCAGTTCGTTCACACTCAGTTTGCCGCTTGCCGCGGCACGCTCGGAAGCCCAGCCTGATCAGGCTGGCGTTGCCTGCGCGGCGGTGTCGCCGTTGCGGATTCTGCTGGTGGACGACAATCGCGATTCCGCCGACAGCCTCGCCATGCTGTTCGAACTCAAAGGCCACGAAGTCCGCATTGCCTACGACGGCGCGCAGGCGCTCGATGTCGCACCGCGCCTCGTCCCCCATCTTGCGTTGATCGACCTTGCCATGCCAAAAATGGACGGCTTCGCGACGCTGGCGGGGTTGCGCGAGATGCCCGCGCTGGCCGGCACGGTGTTCGCCGCGATGACCGGCTTCGGTCACGCAAGCGATCGCGAGCGTACGCAGGTGGCCGGTTTTGACGCTCATCTCGTCAAGCCAGTGGACCTCGCGCTATTCGAGGCGTTGCTGGAACAGGCGGAAGCGCGGCGCGGGCAGTACGGTCCGGGCTAA
- a CDS encoding thioredoxin reductase (NADPH), whose translation MTAAADQLPQPIRSDVLIVGAGPVGLFAAFEAGVIGLSCQIVDGLDKVGGQCIELYPDKPIYDIPAIPSCTARELVERLMSQCKPFDVPIHLEQRVESVEQRDDGRWTVRTERGLVFDVAAILLAAGNGAFVPQKLMLAEAVPLESRHVHYSVPRLADFAGKAVVVAGGGDSALDWALALRKVARRVTLVHRRNGFSAADSSVESMRRAVEAGEMDFIVGAISGLNVEGDALKSIALRHIEGETQLDTEHLVVLYGLVADLGPIAQWGLSIHGGRVDVDTSNYESSRPGIFAVGDIANYPNKQKLILSGFHEASLALRKAYVYAYPEKKRVHVHSSYDAKLAEKIGVAG comes from the coding sequence ATGACGGCCGCCGCAGACCAACTTCCGCAACCGATTCGCTCCGATGTCCTGATCGTCGGCGCCGGCCCCGTGGGCCTCTTTGCCGCTTTCGAGGCAGGTGTGATCGGCCTGTCGTGCCAGATTGTCGACGGGCTCGACAAGGTGGGCGGGCAGTGCATTGAGCTCTATCCCGACAAGCCAATCTACGACATTCCCGCGATTCCCTCATGTACCGCGCGCGAGCTGGTCGAGCGTTTGATGTCGCAATGCAAGCCGTTCGACGTGCCGATTCATCTCGAGCAACGGGTCGAGTCGGTCGAGCAGCGCGACGATGGGCGCTGGACCGTACGCACCGAGCGCGGCCTTGTATTCGACGTGGCGGCGATTCTGCTCGCCGCCGGCAATGGTGCATTCGTCCCGCAAAAACTGATGCTTGCTGAAGCCGTGCCGCTGGAATCGCGCCACGTGCACTACAGCGTGCCCCGTCTCGCCGATTTCGCCGGCAAGGCGGTGGTGGTGGCAGGCGGCGGCGATTCCGCGCTCGACTGGGCGCTGGCACTGCGCAAGGTCGCGCGGCGCGTCACCCTGGTGCATCGCCGCAACGGCTTCAGTGCGGCGGATTCGAGCGTCGAGTCGATGCGTCGGGCGGTCGAGGCAGGGGAGATGGACTTCATCGTCGGCGCGATTTCGGGGCTTAACGTCGAGGGCGATGCGTTGAAATCGATCGCGCTGCGGCATATCGAAGGCGAAACGCAGCTCGACACCGAGCATCTCGTCGTGCTGTACGGGTTGGTTGCCGATCTTGGGCCGATCGCGCAGTGGGGTCTGTCGATCCACGGTGGCCGCGTCGATGTGGATACGTCCAACTACGAAAGCTCGCGCCCCGGCATCTTCGCGGTCGGCGACATCGCCAACTATCCGAACAAGCAGAAGCTGATTCTGTCCGGTTTTCACGAGGCGTCGCTAGCGCTGCGCAAGGCATACGTATACGCCTATCCGGAGAAGAAGCGAGTGCACGTCCATTCCAGTTACGACGCGAAGCTGGCGGAAAAGATCGGGGTGGCGGGGTGA
- a CDS encoding methyl-accepting chemotaxis sensory transducer /methyl-accepting chemotaxis sensory transducer with TarH sensor, with the protein MTKNLTINLRIAITIAFLGVLLIATGALGILGMNESNEAQREAYTVHFASVVALGKSGTAMSRARFGLDWAMSNPHSPQLGAQLDRARMLLADSDKWWNGFRDLPKTPDLQRLTDDLDAKRTAVRRDGIDKLVDAIRTGDASWMDESRANHLIGLYTAMNTSQGALEDYLNQQASDASERSATLFHTLLVACIGSILVGLTVAFISWRTLRRAIMGPLNDALRQFDAIAAGELTTHVAIRSNDEMATLLRGVATMQDKLGATVTTVRAGSHSIASSTQQIAAGNLDLSQRTEEQAASLEETAAAMEQLTSTVQLNAENAHHASELALRASEMAARGRSSVGSMVETMRVIHAGSSKMTGIITAIEGIAFQTNILALNAAVEAARAGEEGRGFAVVAGEVRSLAQRSAAAAKEIGTLIAESTSRVESGAGLVNEAGDTMQEIEAAIARVARIVGEIAAASTEQSEGIRQVSLAVTQMDEVTQHNAALVEESAATANSLADQARQLSELTAAFKVAREAAVREPAF; encoded by the coding sequence ATGACCAAGAATCTGACCATCAATCTACGGATCGCGATCACCATCGCGTTTCTCGGCGTGCTGCTGATTGCCACCGGCGCGCTCGGCATTCTCGGGATGAACGAAAGCAACGAGGCGCAGCGTGAGGCGTACACGGTGCATTTCGCCTCGGTCGTAGCGCTCGGCAAGTCGGGTACTGCAATGTCACGCGCGCGCTTCGGGCTCGACTGGGCGATGAGCAACCCGCATTCGCCGCAACTGGGCGCGCAACTCGACCGCGCCCGCATGCTGCTCGCCGACTCCGATAAATGGTGGAACGGCTTCCGTGATTTGCCGAAAACGCCCGATCTGCAACGCCTCACCGACGATCTCGACGCGAAGCGCACCGCCGTGCGGCGTGACGGCATCGACAAGCTGGTTGATGCGATCCGTACGGGCGACGCGAGCTGGATGGACGAAAGCCGCGCGAATCACCTGATCGGCCTTTACACGGCGATGAACACGAGTCAGGGCGCGCTGGAGGACTATCTGAATCAGCAGGCGAGCGATGCGAGCGAGCGCTCAGCCACGCTGTTTCACACGCTGCTGGTTGCGTGTATCGGCAGCATTCTGGTGGGTCTGACGGTGGCGTTCATCAGTTGGCGCACGTTGCGTCGCGCGATCATGGGGCCGCTGAACGACGCGCTGCGCCAGTTCGATGCCATCGCCGCCGGCGAATTGACCACGCACGTGGCCATTCGCTCGAACGACGAAATGGCGACACTGCTGCGCGGTGTTGCCACGATGCAGGACAAGCTCGGCGCGACCGTCACCACCGTACGCGCCGGGTCGCACTCGATCGCTTCATCGACGCAACAGATCGCCGCGGGCAATCTCGATCTGTCGCAACGCACGGAAGAGCAGGCAGCGTCGCTGGAGGAAACCGCGGCGGCGATGGAACAGCTCACGTCGACCGTACAACTTAACGCCGAAAATGCACACCACGCGAGCGAGCTGGCGCTGCGCGCTTCGGAGATGGCCGCACGTGGACGCAGTTCGGTCGGCAGCATGGTCGAGACGATGCGCGTGATTCACGCGGGTTCGTCGAAGATGACCGGCATCATTACCGCGATTGAAGGCATCGCGTTTCAGACCAATATCCTCGCGCTGAACGCGGCCGTTGAAGCCGCACGCGCGGGTGAAGAGGGACGCGGCTTCGCCGTGGTGGCGGGCGAGGTGCGCAGTCTCGCGCAGCGTTCCGCGGCTGCAGCGAAGGAAATCGGCACGCTGATCGCGGAATCGACTTCGCGGGTCGAGAGCGGCGCAGGACTCGTCAATGAAGCGGGCGATACGATGCAGGAAATTGAAGCGGCCATCGCGCGCGTGGCGCGGATTGTCGGCGAAATTGCCGCGGCCTCGACGGAGCAGAGCGAGGGCATCAGGCAGGTGAGCCTCGCTGTCACGCAGATGGATGAGGTCACGCAGCACAACGCCGCGCTGGTCGAAGAAAGTGCGGCGACGGCGAACTCGCTGGCGGATCAGGCGCGGCAGTTGAGCGAATTGACCGCGGCCTTCAAGGTCGCCCGAGAGGCGGCCGTGCGTGAGCCGGCGTTCTGA
- a CDS encoding Outer membrane protein (porin) has translation MRPTLGALLSRYWTTMKLLKFAPLAIAGALSSAAHAQSSVTLYGLISAGIGYATNQGGKNAWQALSGTNQNPRWGLKGVEDLGGGTTAIFQLENGFNVMTGNASQNGREFGRQAFVGIASKTFGTLTFGRQYDTVHDYVGPVIIASNGVNIGDNDNGYNDIRVQNAVKYVTPDYRGLKATAEYGFSNATGFANNNAYSFGAGYENGPLKWSVVYAQYNNPFSATNPDGAISNDYASSLLIFAKSALHPAAYASKQRIFGTGGFYTVGPAQFAALFTDVRYDYLDGSHLHLQNYNLNLNYHVGPALILGAAYAFTDGKYDVINTSPKWHQVNLQADYFLSKRTDVALTVIAQQAAGDAQHAQIFAYAQSTGIRQMIATVGMRHVF, from the coding sequence ATGCGCCCTACGCTAGGCGCCCTCCTTTCCCGCTACTGGACCACGATGAAACTACTCAAGTTCGCCCCTCTCGCGATCGCCGGCGCACTCTCCAGCGCCGCCCATGCGCAAAGCAGCGTGACGCTGTATGGCCTGATTTCGGCCGGCATCGGCTATGCGACGAATCAGGGCGGCAAGAACGCGTGGCAGGCACTGTCGGGGACTAACCAGAATCCGCGCTGGGGCCTGAAAGGCGTCGAAGATCTGGGCGGCGGTACGACCGCGATCTTCCAGTTGGAAAACGGCTTTAACGTGATGACCGGCAATGCGTCGCAAAACGGCCGCGAATTCGGCCGCCAGGCGTTCGTCGGGATCGCCAGCAAGACCTTCGGTACGCTGACTTTCGGTCGCCAGTACGACACCGTGCACGACTATGTCGGCCCGGTGATCATCGCCAGCAACGGCGTGAACATCGGCGACAACGACAACGGCTATAACGACATCCGCGTGCAAAACGCGGTGAAGTACGTGACGCCCGACTATCGCGGTCTGAAGGCCACGGCCGAGTACGGTTTCAGTAACGCCACCGGTTTCGCCAACAACAATGCATACAGCTTCGGCGCCGGTTACGAGAACGGCCCGCTGAAGTGGAGCGTGGTCTACGCGCAGTACAACAACCCGTTTAGCGCGACTAATCCGGACGGCGCGATTTCGAACGACTACGCGTCGTCACTGCTGATCTTCGCGAAGAGCGCATTACATCCGGCCGCGTATGCGAGCAAGCAGCGCATCTTCGGCACGGGCGGCTTCTATACGGTCGGTCCCGCGCAATTTGCAGCGCTCTTCACCGATGTCCGCTACGATTATCTCGACGGTTCGCATCTGCATTTGCAGAACTACAACCTGAACCTGAACTACCACGTGGGCCCTGCGCTCATTCTCGGCGCAGCGTATGCCTTCACGGACGGCAAATACGATGTGATCAACACGAGCCCCAAATGGCATCAGGTCAATCTGCAAGCCGATTATTTTCTGTCGAAACGCACCGACGTCGCGCTGACGGTGATCGCGCAGCAAGCCGCTGGCGACGCGCAACACGCGCAGATTTTTGCCTACGCTCAATCCACCGGTATCCGTCAGATGATCGCGACGGTCGGCATGCGCCACGTGTTCTGA
- a CDS encoding purine nucleosidase, producing MMKSFDPTQDRRAFLRTAMGLAAGASAWPMFAGAASGGADTANAASGTSSSSATASLSGARRSVIIDCDPGQDDAIAILFALGASDRLDVRAITTVAGNVPLNLTERNARIVRDWAERTQSLPVYAGCPRPLTRELVTAANVHGKTGLEGVPLHEPIAPLAPQHAVAFLIDTLRAAPPHSVTLCATGPLTNLATAFIEAPEIRDGIREIVLMGGAFFERGNITPAAEFNIYVDPQAAQVVFASGVPIVVLPRDVAVKALITPARIAPIRALGNRCGTMAADIMAAEVAYQKGRKGVEEAPMYDPCATGYLIEPSLFKGREVNVMIETVGEWTLGETVVDWSGHSGRKPNATWITEVDADGFYAALRARLATLP from the coding sequence ATGATGAAATCCTTCGATCCAACGCAAGACCGGCGCGCGTTTCTGCGCACGGCTATGGGACTGGCTGCGGGTGCATCGGCGTGGCCAATGTTTGCCGGCGCGGCCTCAGGTGGTGCCGACACCGCTAACGCGGCAAGTGGCACGTCTTCTTCGAGCGCCACCGCTTCGCTAAGCGGCGCGCGCCGCAGCGTGATTATCGATTGCGATCCCGGTCAGGACGATGCGATTGCCATCCTGTTCGCTCTTGGTGCGAGCGACCGGCTCGATGTGCGCGCGATCACCACGGTCGCGGGCAACGTGCCGCTCAATCTCACCGAACGCAACGCCCGCATCGTGCGCGACTGGGCCGAGCGTACGCAATCGCTGCCGGTGTATGCGGGCTGCCCGCGGCCGCTCACGCGCGAACTGGTCACGGCCGCCAACGTGCACGGCAAGACCGGCCTCGAGGGCGTGCCGCTGCATGAACCGATCGCCCCTCTCGCGCCGCAGCACGCGGTTGCTTTTCTGATCGACACCTTGCGCGCGGCGCCGCCGCATAGCGTGACGCTGTGCGCGACCGGGCCATTGACCAACCTCGCCACCGCGTTCATCGAAGCGCCGGAGATTCGCGACGGCATCCGCGAAATCGTGCTGATGGGTGGCGCCTTCTTCGAACGCGGCAACATCACGCCTGCGGCCGAATTCAATATCTACGTCGACCCGCAGGCCGCGCAAGTCGTGTTTGCCAGCGGTGTGCCGATCGTCGTGCTGCCGCGCGACGTCGCCGTGAAAGCGCTGATCACGCCGGCACGGATCGCGCCGATTCGTGCGCTCGGCAATCGCTGCGGCACGATGGCCGCCGACATCATGGCCGCGGAAGTCGCGTATCAGAAGGGACGCAAGGGTGTCGAAGAAGCGCCGATGTACGACCCCTGCGCGACCGGCTACCTGATCGAACCGTCTCTATTCAAAGGACGCGAGGTCAACGTGATGATCGAGACAGTCGGCGAATGGACGCTCGGTGAAACCGTGGTGGACTGGAGTGGGCACAGCGGCCGTAAGCCGAACGCGACCTGGATCACCGAAGTCGACGCAGACGGTTTTTATGCCGCCTTGCGCGCACGGCTCGCCACGCTGCCGTGA
- a CDS encoding transcriptional regulator, LysR family: protein MTDRSSLLPALTLRQIQYFVTLAHARSFTQAAQSLALTQPALTAAIRQIEFLLGGPLFARSAHRLTLTHAGASVLPLAERLLNQARGTFDDMASTFAERVQTVRIGLIPSAAARLLPALGSLRAQQPSLRFTLNDMPNTALIDAVRQGAADFGVGVHEPDAAAADHDGEAALRYQDLFEDQIVVVVRRDDPLAQKKSLAWAKLVGRDLAVFVRGSVSDALQRTGGAEGLQLTVAYRVEYTEPLYELVRNRLAIAVLPSLYTMHLHDTELVALRLDKPRVTRSIALISLAGDDRGPHVRACREWIAAHI, encoded by the coding sequence ATGACCGACCGTTCGTCCCTGCTGCCCGCGCTCACGTTGCGCCAAATCCAGTACTTCGTCACGCTTGCGCATGCGCGCAGTTTCACGCAGGCCGCGCAGTCGCTCGCGTTGACGCAGCCTGCGCTGACCGCGGCGATCCGGCAGATCGAGTTCCTGCTCGGCGGCCCGCTGTTCGCGCGTTCCGCTCATCGGCTGACGCTCACTCACGCGGGCGCCAGCGTGTTGCCGCTCGCCGAGCGCCTGCTCAATCAGGCGCGCGGCACCTTCGACGATATGGCGAGCACCTTCGCCGAGCGTGTGCAGACGGTACGCATCGGGCTGATTCCGTCGGCGGCTGCGCGCCTGTTGCCCGCACTCGGCTCGTTGCGCGCACAACAACCGTCGCTGCGCTTCACGCTGAACGATATGCCGAACACCGCCTTGATCGATGCCGTGCGCCAGGGCGCGGCCGACTTCGGCGTCGGTGTGCACGAGCCCGATGCGGCCGCGGCGGACCACGACGGCGAAGCGGCGTTGCGCTACCAGGATCTGTTCGAGGATCAGATCGTCGTGGTGGTGCGGCGCGACGATCCGCTCGCGCAGAAGAAGAGTCTTGCGTGGGCAAAGCTGGTGGGCCGCGATCTGGCGGTGTTCGTGCGCGGCAGCGTCAGCGATGCGTTGCAGCGCACCGGCGGGGCCGAAGGTCTGCAACTGACGGTTGCTTATCGCGTCGAGTACACGGAGCCGTTGTACGAACTCGTGCGCAACCGTCTGGCGATTGCGGTGCTGCCCAGTCTCTACACCATGCATCTGCACGACACGGAGCTGGTCGCGTTGCGCCTCGACAAGCCGCGCGTCACCCGCTCGATCGCACTGATTTCGCTTGCCGGCGACGATCGCGGTCCGCACGTGCGGGCGTGCCGCGAGTGGATCGCCGCGCATATCTGA